The nucleotide window ACGCATCATTTCCCGCATTGCTGCTTTTTGCTGACTGTCATTTTTTCTTGCCATAAATAAAACCTCCAAACTGAGTAATTTTATCTTACATCAGATTAGAGGTTTACACAAACTTTAGGACACTTCCTTTTGCTCAAATAATTTTTTCATCTGGTATATAATTTCAGTTTTTCTAACTACCGTTGCACTCTGCCTGTACCATCTCCGCCCATTAGTTTCTCCACATCTGATACGCTTACACGATTAAAGTCGCCAATAATGGAATGTTTCAGGCAACTGGCCGCTACTGCAAATTCCAGTGCGGTCTGTGTATCTTTATAGGTATTGAGGCCGTAAATCAGTCCACCGGAAAAAGAATCTCCGGCGCCAACCCGGTCAACAATATCACGTATTTCGTAACGTTTACTCACATAGAAACGTTCCCTGTCATGCAGGCAAGCAGCCCATCCGTTTATATCAGCGCTTTGGCTTTCTCTCAGTGTAATAGCTACCAAACGTACATTAGGATACTTCTCCAGAACCTTTTGGGCTAGCAGATTATATTTCTCGCGGCTCAATTCTCCGCTTTCCACCGATACATCGATTGTAATTCCCAAAGACTTTTGTATATCTTCCTCATTAGCAATAACTATGTCCGTGTATTGGACCATTTGTCTCATTACATCCGGAGCTTCAACTCCGTATTTCCATAAATTTTTACGATAGTTGAGATCGCAGGAAACGGTTACGCCGTGTGCTTTCGCTGCTTTTACACTTTCAAGTGAAAGCTCCATGGCACTTTTGCTTATAGCTGGTGTAATACCGGTTATATGGAACCAATCTACATCAGATAGAACAGCATTCCAGTCAATATCACCAGGTTTTGCCATGGCAATAGCTGAGTATGCTCTATCATAAATTACTTTACTGGGTAATTGATTTGCACCATTTTCCAAGAAATAAATCCCCATGCGCCCTTCTTTCCTGATTATCTTGGAAACATCCACATTGAAGCGGCGCAGTTCCCGTATACATTCATCACCTATGGCATTTTTAGGTAGTACGGTCAAATATTGCACTTCCA belongs to Clostridiaceae bacterium and includes:
- a CDS encoding sugar kinase, translated to MKVLTFGEIMLRLKAPNSERLLQSPLLEATFGGGEANVAVSLANYGMEVQYLTVLPKNAIGDECIRELRRFNVDVSKIIRKEGRMGIYFLENGANQLPSKVIYDRAYSAIAMAKPGDIDWNAVLSDVDWFHITGITPAISKSAMELSLESVKAAKAHGVTVSCDLNYRKNLWKYGVEAPDVMRQMVQYTDIVIANEEDIQKSLGITIDVSVESGELSREKYNLLAQKVLEKYPNVRLVAITLRESQSADINGWAACLHDRERFYVSKRYEIRDIVDRVGAGDSFSGGLIYGLNTYKDTQTALEFAVAASCLKHSIIGDFNRVSVSDVEKLMGGDGTGRVQR